A single genomic interval of Colius striatus isolate bColStr4 chromosome 9, bColStr4.1.hap1, whole genome shotgun sequence harbors:
- the ASDURF gene encoding ASNSD1 upstream open reading frame protein — translation MSGSALRQEEGESESVKLRRKEELSRRIKEQKVVVDELSNLKKNRKVYRQQPNSNIFFLVDRTETLSQCKNTLDELKKAHQETENSEKTKVKK, via the exons ATGTCGGGCAGCGCGTTgcggcaggaggagggggagagcgAGAGCGTGAAGCTGCGCCGCAAGGAGGAGCTGAGCCGGAGG ATTAAAGAGCAGAAGGTTGTAGTTGATGAGCTTTCTAATTTGAAGAAGAACCGG AAAGTTTACAGGCAGCAGCCCAATAGCAACATATTCTTTCTTGTAGACCGAACAGAAACATTGTCTCAATGCAAAA ATACATTAGATGAATTAAAGAAGGCACATCAGGAGACGGAAAATTCAGAAAAGACTAAAGTCAAGAAATAG
- the ASNSD1 gene encoding asparagine synthetase domain-containing protein 1 has protein sequence MCGICCVVTLCSQRAICGFFNEDILYRLRRRGPDSSQQLIKTVPDLSYECLFSGNVLHLRGVVTTQPLEDANNNVFLWNGEVFNGVHVGDQENDTKVMFHHLGSCSSEVDILSLFSSLRGPWSFVFYQASRHSLWFGRDYFGRRSLLWQFGTEDDSALCLTSVSACAESANRWQEVPASGIFKIDLKACARTTSLSLTLFPWKHSCTERAVEEIFINVLDQVSKDLPNHVCIEMNESRQCLRAPVIPLNKTISEASGECPGTNISNVIHPVSVETLQGFLAEEHKKKIVHQFIDILSEAVKRRVLSLFRDEDQEVREAPSMPKRKAHIAVLFSGGVDSMVIAALADKHVPSEEPIDLLNVAFMRKKQDKQKDTTKKHTNQEVQLDLLCPRESCQDLGDKTAAHLPCFDVPDRITGRAGLKELAAINPSRTWNFVEINVTLEELKKTRQQCINHLIYPLNTVLDDSIGCAIWFASRGEGFISNQGELKPYKSLAKVVLTGIGADEQLAGYSRHRVCFKKNGLEGLNKELEMELDRISSRNLGRDDRIIGDHGKEARFPFLDEDVVSFLSSLPISEKADLTLPRGIGEKLLLRLAAKELGLTASTILPKRAVQFGSRIAKLESNGEKASSTTAD, from the exons ATGTGTGGTATTTGTTGCGTTGTTACCTTGTGTAGCCAGCGTGCTATTTGTGGTTTCTTTAATGAAGACATCCTTTACCGTCTTAGAAGAAGAGGACCAGACAGTAGCCAACAATTGATAAAAACTGTGCCCGATCTCTCTTATGAGTGTCTGTTTTCTGGCAACGTACTTCACTTGAGGGGAGTAGTGACGACTCAGCCTCTGGAAGATGCCAATAAcaatgtatttctttggaatggAGAGGTTTTCAACGGAGTGCATGTAGGAGATCAAGAGAATGACACTAAAGTAATGTTTCATCATCTTGGATCATGCAGCAGTGAAGTGGACATTTTGTCACTCTTTTCATCACTTCGAGGTCCATGgtcttttgttttttatcaAGCATCTAGACACAGTTTATGGTTTGGTAGAGATTATTTTGGTCGTCGTAGTTTGCTTTGGCAATTCGGTACTGAAGATGACAGTGCTTTATGTCTCACATCTGTAAGTGCCTGTGCTGAGTCAGCTAACCGATGGCAGGAAGTGCCAGCATCTGGAATTTTCAAAATTGATCTCAAAGCTTGTGCAAGAACTACATCTTTGTCTTTAACATTATTTCCGTGGAAGCACAGCTGCACAGAGAGAGCAGTAGAAGAAATATTCATTAATGTTCTGGACCAAGTCTCAAAAGATTTGCCAAACCATGTATGCATTGAAATGAATGAATCAAGGCAATGTCTCAGAGCACCAGTTATCCccttaaataaaacaatttctgaAGCTTCGGGTGAATGCCCAGGCACTAATATTAGCAATGTTATCCATCCAGTTTCTGTAGAAACTCTTCAAGGATTTCTTGCAGaggaacataagaaaaaaatagtccaTCAGTTTATTGATATCTTAAGTGAAGCAGTGAAGAGACGTGTTTTATCTCTCTTTAGGGACGAAGATCAGGAAGTAAGAGAAGCTCCAAGCATGCCTAAAAGGAAAGCACATATTGCAGTGCTGTTTTCTGGTGGTGTTGATTCTATGGTTATTGCAGCCCTTGCTGATAAACATGTGCCTTCAGAGGAACCAATTGATCTTCTCAATGTAGCTTTCATGAGAAAAAAGCAAGATAAGCAAAAGGATACCACTAAAAAACATACCAACCAGGAAGTACAGCTTGATTTGCTTTGTCCTCGAGAAAGCTGTCAAGATCTTGGTGATAAAACTGCTGCTCATTTACCTTGTTTTGATGTGCCTGACAGAATCACTGGTAGGGCAGGACTGAAAGAATTAGCAGCCATTAACCCTTCAAGAACTTGGAACTTTGTCGAAATCAATGTTACTCTAgaggaactgaaaaaaaccagacaaCAATGCATTAATCACTTGATTTATCCACTGAATACAGTCTTGGATGACAGCATTGGCTGTGCAATTTGGTTTGCTTCCAGAGGGGAGGGTTTTATTAGTAACCAAGGAGAACTGAAACCATACAAAAGTCTGGCAAAg gTTGTGCTTACAGGAATTGGAGCAGATGAGCAGCTTGCTGGATATTCTCGACATCGTGTTTGCTTCAAAAAAAATGGCTTAGAAGGTCTGAATAAAGAACTTGAAATGGAGTTAGATCGCATTTCTTCTAGAAATCTTGGTAGAGATGACAGGATTATTGGTGATCATGGAAAAGAAGCCAG GTTTCCTTttcttgatgaagatgttgttTCATTCCTCAGTTCTCTGCCCATCTCAGAAAAAGCTGACTTGACTTTACCTCGAGGAATTGGTGAGAAATTGCTTCTGCGCCTTGCAGCCAAGGAGTTGGGTCTTACAGCTTCAACCATTTTGCCAAAAAGGGCTGTACAGTTTGGATCTCGGATTGCAAAACTAGAGAGCAATGGTGAAAAAGCATCCAGTACAACAGCAGACTGA